Below is a genomic region from Sneathia sanguinegens.
ATCTGAAAATTCTACATAATCTCCTATAATACAATTCAATTTATCCTTATTTTTTTTTAAACTTCCTCTTAATTTAACATTATATCTTTTTCCATCAGCAAGTAGAGTATAAATCCCTTGTGTTTTTCCTATAACATATCCCCTAATTTCCTTCACTTCCTTTATTTGTATCTTTTGTATCTTTTGTTTCTTTTTTATCCTCTTTATTATCCGGCATCTTATCGTTAAGTGCTTTTTTTATTATATTATCTATACTTTCTTGTTTTATTTTTTCTTTTTCCTTATTTTCTGTTGCTTCTTTTTGTTCACTTATTACAACACTTATTATTGTATTAGGAGTTAGTGGCATATCAGTATTAGGTTCACTTGAAACTATAACATTATTTGGATAAGTTGTATTTGTAACTCTACTTATATTAGTTATTTTTAATCCTATTTGTGCTAAAACTCTATTTGCTTCATTAACATCTAAGCCTACTATATTAGGCATCTTATTATTACTTATAGTTGAATGTGTTGATACTAATAAACAAATTTTTTCACCAAAAGCAATTTTCCCATTATTTGGATATACTGATAGCACTTCATCATCTGGTCTATCTGTATGAATATAATCTACTCTTTTTATCTCTATATTATTTTCTTCAAGATATCTCATAGCCTCAGTTAAAGTTTTTCCAACTAATTCAGGTATTTTATTTGTTCTATTTTCATTAACATATATTTTAATTGCTCTATTTTTTTTAACTACTTCTCCTGCTCTTGGTGTTTGCGAATATACAAAGTTAAGGGGAACATCATTTGATCTTGCACTGATTATACTTGCATCTAATTTTGATTTTTTCAATGCCTTGATTGCTTCATCTTTTTCTAGATTTATAACATTAGGTACAGTAACCATAGTTTCATTAAAAAAATTATCTATTATTATTTTTCTTGAAATGAATATCAAAATCAAAAAAAGTAAAAAATTAATTATTCTTATTTTTTTTACACTCAACATATTATCCTTTCTTCAAAAAAGACTAGAACAGGTCTAGTCTTCTTTTTTTTATTCAAATACACTAAAGCCTAAATTTGAAATATCTTTCGCAAATGTTTCCACTGTATTATATGATAGATCTAAAAGACTAGCACCCTTATTACTATATTTATATATTACACTATTTGGACAAGTTATAATATCCGCACCAATAAGTTCTGCTTGAAAAATATTATATACTTCTCTTGTACTTGCCCAAAGTAATTCTGCTTTAGGTTTTTCATTACATATTTTTCTAGCTTCTTCCATTATAGGCATATGATTATATCCTGCATCAGAAATTCTTCCAGCAAAAATTGAAACATAACCTGGTACATTTTTATCAAAAGCAT
It encodes:
- a CDS encoding PASTA domain-containing protein; the protein is MLSVKKIRIINFLLFLILIFISRKIIIDNFFNETMVTVPNVINLEKDEAIKALKKSKLDASIISARSNDVPLNFVYSQTPRAGEVVKKNRAIKIYVNENRTNKIPELVGKTLTEAMRYLEENNIEIKRVDYIHTDRPDDEVLSVYPNNGKIAFGEKICLLVSTHSTISNNKMPNIVGLDVNEANRVLAQIGLKITNISRVTNTTYPNNVIVSSEPNTDMPLTPNTIISVVISEQKEATENKEKEKIKQESIDNIIKKALNDKMPDNKEDKKETKDTKDTNKGSEGN